Proteins encoded together in one Amblyomma americanum isolate KBUSLIRL-KWMA chromosome 1, ASM5285725v1, whole genome shotgun sequence window:
- the LOC144133986 gene encoding uncharacterized protein LOC144133986 isoform X2, with amino-acid sequence MAEAALPKRGPKYCCVVGCRNSAENTKGLDPPVKLYRFPGKWYEKERLQAWINAVRRVRWQRRLNQAISSRQLGAGSENPSRSTDDEATMHKPGTSITDCRHQDIHMMDLSDAPLEMSAAVASTISTSDLHPSMSVCGTGESHFIAKRDAASQTKASVAQGMLTILLSATNGTDASTQVVHTEMSDKVASTDGNWKKNCGFQGFQSLKEKEKALQDLCGVTLQVFCLLLNLLPPPKYRRNTMSNEDRLCLFLAKLRLGITYSTLGVIFSVAPSTASTVFRKTLGILSIALKDWVFMPSRRAIKLSLPAPFKENYPNCTLIIDCTEIRTEAPSNPDCQHILYSHYKGGYTLKFLIGIIPNGMISFVSKVYGGRHTDSFITQDSGFLELVRPGDLILSDKGFPSIRTTVEGKGAVLLMPPFNSTGGQMSDDDMDMTYKIASVRIHVEIVIQRLKIFHILRNRVPLSLIPHMKKVFSVCAALVNLQPPIIKQ; translated from the exons ATGGCAGAAGCGGCCCTACCTAAGCGGGGCCCGAAGTATTGCTGTGTTGTCGGCTGCCGTAACAGTGCGGAAAATACCAAGGGACTTGATCCACCTGTAAAACTGTACCGATTTCCGGGGAAATGGTATGAAAAAGAAAGACTTCAAGCGTGGATCAACGCAGTGAGGAGGGTTAG gtggcaaaggCGTCTCAACCAGGCAATATCTTCTAGACAGCTCGGTGCAGGAAGTGAAAATCCATCACGAAGTACAGACGATGAAGCGACAATGCATAAACCAGGAACCTCCATTACAGACTGTCGACATCAGGACATTCACATGATGGATCTCAGTGATGCACCTCTGGAGATGAGCGCAGCTGTGGCTTCGACAATCAGCACAAGTGATTTGCATCCTTCAATGAGTGTGTGTGGCACAGGAGAAAGTCATTTCATTGCAAAGAGAGATGCT gcatccCAAACCAAAGCGAGTGTGGCTCAAGGAATGCTAACTATACTTCTTTCTGCGACAAATGGAACTGATGCATCTACTCAAGTTGTGCACACAGAAATGAGTGACAAG GTTGCAAGTACGGATGGCAACTGGAAGAAAAACTGTGGATTTCAAGGCTTTCAGTctctaaaggaaaaagaaaaagcactgcaaGATTTATGTGGAGTGACACTGCAAGTCTTCTGCCTCCTTTTGAACCTGCTGCCTCCTCCGAAGTACAGGCGCAATACTATGTCAAATGAAGATAGGCTGTGCTTGTTTCTCGCCAAGCTACGTCTTGGGATAACATATAGTACACTAGGAGTAATTTTCAGTGTCGCACCCTCAACAGCATCCACTGTCTTTAGGAAAACACTTGGTATTTTAAGCATTGCTCTGAAGGATTGGGTCTTCATGCCTTCCCGGAGAGCAATCAAACTTTCTTTGCCTGCcccatttaaagaaaactacccGAACTGCACCTTAATAATAGATTGTACCGAGATCCGCACTGAAGCACCCTCAAACCCTGACTgtcaacatattttgtattcacatTACAAGGGAGGATACACGCTGAAATTCTTAATTGGTATAATTCCTAATGGTATGATAAGCTTCGTATCAAAGGTTTATGGAGGGCGACATACTGACTCATTCATTACCCAAGACTCTGGCTTTCTGGAGCTTGTTAGACCAGGCGATTTAATTTTAAGTGATAAAGGATTTCCAAGCATCCGCACAACGGTAGAAGGGAAAGGTGCGGTGCTACTCATGCCTCCTTTTAATTCAACAGGTGGTCAAATGTCTGATGATGACATGGACATGACTTACAAGATTGCCTCTGTACGTATCCATGTTGAGATAGTAATCCAAAGATTGAAAATTTTTCATATTTTAAGGAACAGAGTGCCACTTAGCCTGATACCACACATGAAGAAAGTATTTTCAGTGTGTGCTGCCTTAGTAAATTTGCAACCTCCAATAATTAAGCAATAG
- the LOC144133986 gene encoding uncharacterized protein LOC144133986 isoform X1 — protein sequence MAEAALPKRGPKYCCVVGCRNSAENTKGLDPPVKLYRFPGKWYEKERLQAWINAVRRVSPDGTVWLPKEHTRICSRHFVGNCKIDISQHPAYIPTIFPPIYRKKAPDRWQRRLNQAISSRQLGAGSENPSRSTDDEATMHKPGTSITDCRHQDIHMMDLSDAPLEMSAAVASTISTSDLHPSMSVCGTGESHFIAKRDAASQTKASVAQGMLTILLSATNGTDASTQVVHTEMSDKVASTDGNWKKNCGFQGFQSLKEKEKALQDLCGVTLQVFCLLLNLLPPPKYRRNTMSNEDRLCLFLAKLRLGITYSTLGVIFSVAPSTASTVFRKTLGILSIALKDWVFMPSRRAIKLSLPAPFKENYPNCTLIIDCTEIRTEAPSNPDCQHILYSHYKGGYTLKFLIGIIPNGMISFVSKVYGGRHTDSFITQDSGFLELVRPGDLILSDKGFPSIRTTVEGKGAVLLMPPFNSTGGQMSDDDMDMTYKIASVRIHVEIVIQRLKIFHILRNRVPLSLIPHMKKVFSVCAALVNLQPPIIKQ from the exons ATGGCAGAAGCGGCCCTACCTAAGCGGGGCCCGAAGTATTGCTGTGTTGTCGGCTGCCGTAACAGTGCGGAAAATACCAAGGGACTTGATCCACCTGTAAAACTGTACCGATTTCCGGGGAAATGGTATGAAAAAGAAAGACTTCAAGCGTGGATCAACGCAGTGAGGAGGGTTAG CCCTGATGGAACTGTTTGGTTGCCTAAGGAGCACACAAGAATTTGCAGCAGACATTTTGTAGGCAACTGCAAGATTGACATTAGCCAACATCCAGCCTACATCCCTACCATTTTCCCTCCGATCTACAGAAAAAAAGCACCTGACAG gtggcaaaggCGTCTCAACCAGGCAATATCTTCTAGACAGCTCGGTGCAGGAAGTGAAAATCCATCACGAAGTACAGACGATGAAGCGACAATGCATAAACCAGGAACCTCCATTACAGACTGTCGACATCAGGACATTCACATGATGGATCTCAGTGATGCACCTCTGGAGATGAGCGCAGCTGTGGCTTCGACAATCAGCACAAGTGATTTGCATCCTTCAATGAGTGTGTGTGGCACAGGAGAAAGTCATTTCATTGCAAAGAGAGATGCT gcatccCAAACCAAAGCGAGTGTGGCTCAAGGAATGCTAACTATACTTCTTTCTGCGACAAATGGAACTGATGCATCTACTCAAGTTGTGCACACAGAAATGAGTGACAAG GTTGCAAGTACGGATGGCAACTGGAAGAAAAACTGTGGATTTCAAGGCTTTCAGTctctaaaggaaaaagaaaaagcactgcaaGATTTATGTGGAGTGACACTGCAAGTCTTCTGCCTCCTTTTGAACCTGCTGCCTCCTCCGAAGTACAGGCGCAATACTATGTCAAATGAAGATAGGCTGTGCTTGTTTCTCGCCAAGCTACGTCTTGGGATAACATATAGTACACTAGGAGTAATTTTCAGTGTCGCACCCTCAACAGCATCCACTGTCTTTAGGAAAACACTTGGTATTTTAAGCATTGCTCTGAAGGATTGGGTCTTCATGCCTTCCCGGAGAGCAATCAAACTTTCTTTGCCTGCcccatttaaagaaaactacccGAACTGCACCTTAATAATAGATTGTACCGAGATCCGCACTGAAGCACCCTCAAACCCTGACTgtcaacatattttgtattcacatTACAAGGGAGGATACACGCTGAAATTCTTAATTGGTATAATTCCTAATGGTATGATAAGCTTCGTATCAAAGGTTTATGGAGGGCGACATACTGACTCATTCATTACCCAAGACTCTGGCTTTCTGGAGCTTGTTAGACCAGGCGATTTAATTTTAAGTGATAAAGGATTTCCAAGCATCCGCACAACGGTAGAAGGGAAAGGTGCGGTGCTACTCATGCCTCCTTTTAATTCAACAGGTGGTCAAATGTCTGATGATGACATGGACATGACTTACAAGATTGCCTCTGTACGTATCCATGTTGAGATAGTAATCCAAAGATTGAAAATTTTTCATATTTTAAGGAACAGAGTGCCACTTAGCCTGATACCACACATGAAGAAAGTATTTTCAGTGTGTGCTGCCTTAGTAAATTTGCAACCTCCAATAATTAAGCAATAG